The Brevibacillus choshinensis genome includes the window ATGCAATCACAAGGCCTCTCGAATACGCGATGTATCTGGCCAGGACCAAAGGGCGCGAGGAAAAAGAGAGCAAGTACTCGAAAGTGGCGTCGAGGCGATAACTCGTTGGTGTACGTAAGACAACAAGCCGGATCTGATGAGGTCCGGCTCTTTATATTGGATAACATAATGATTATTATGTAAACTAAATGATTCGCTTAGCAAAGCATTAGACATCTTGTGACATACGCACCATGTCAACCACCTGTATGCCATTCTCGAAGATAGGTTGATCGTAATGACGAAGAAAAAAATCCCGATCAATTCCAGTCATACGAAACCCGCATTTTTGATAAAGCGCGAGTTGGTCCACGCTTGAATTTCCTGTTCCTACCTCAATGGTCCGGTATCCGAGTTGCTTCGCTTGTTCGATGGCGTGCAACACTAATTTCTTCCCGATTCCTTTCCCTTGATGAGCTTCATCAACAACGAC containing:
- a CDS encoding GNAT family N-acetyltransferase produces the protein MIIQPLAFETTPPMELLLLADPSQTLVEGYLKRGSCYVAIDEEMMVGVYVLLPTRPDTIELVNVVVDEAHQGKGIGKKLVLHAIEQAKQLGYRTIEVGTGNSSVDQLALYQKCGFRMTGIDRDFFLRHYDQPIFENGIQVVDMVRMSQDV